CAAAGTTAGAAGTTTACCTAAGTTTAGATTGAATTTAGTTTTGAAACTCAAAAAACATGCTCATTTAATTGGTAAAACAGTTTGGCTTGACacttaattatttatacttaaattcgAGTTGAATTTGATCGAATTtccttttaagtttatttaatattaattaaacttctaatttaactaaacccgaacaattttacccttactTTATAAATCACATGAACGATTAAGTCATGCCTGATAGTCTTGGCGCCATGAAATGAATCCCTCTCTGTCACGCCTCCTCAACAAAGCTCAATCTCTCAAATCCTTAAAATTTGTTCACGCTCGTCTCTTGGTCCATGGCTCTTTTGCCTTATCCCACCTTGTTCTAAACAAGCTCCTCAGGCTCTACGCCCGATTTGGTTCTATCCAATATGCTCACAAGTTGTTCGATCAAATTCCTCAACCAAATGCGTTTATTTGGACTGCTTTGATTCATGGGTATGTTGAGAATCGGAACTACCTGAAAGCTTTGTCTTTGTTTTCAAAGATGCGGGAAGACTCTGTTTTGCCTTTGAAGTTTACCTTGGTATCGGTTCTCAAGAGTTTAGCCAGGTTGGTGAGGGTTAAAGATGGGGAAGCGGTTTATGGGTTGGGGTTAAAATGTGGGTTTTGTTTCGATTTGATTGTGCAAAATGCGGTGATTGATTTGTTCATGAGATGTGGGGAAGTTGATTTGGCAACAAGGGTATTCGATGAAATGGAGGAaaaagatttggtttcttggaatTCGATGATTTCGGGGTATGGAAATAATGGTAGAGTGAATCTTGCCAGGAAGTTATTCGACGAAATGCTTGAAAGAAATGTGATTTCTTGGACGAGCATGATTCAAGGATATTTCAAAGCTGGGGAGAAAGAAGAGGCTACATTGCTTTTTGATAGAATGGCTACCAAAGATTTAGCTTCATGGAATGTAATGGTTTCTGGATATATGGATGTTGGTGATGTTCATTCTGCACAGTCTGTTTTTGAAGCAATGCCGGTTCGAGATGCCGGGACTTGGAATTTGATGATTTCCGGGTTTTGTAAAGCAGGGAAGATGGAAGTTGCTAAAGAATTTTTCGACAAAATGCCCAGTAAAAACATTGCATCATGGACCATGATGATAGACGGATATGTCAAGGCAGGGGATGTTAGTAATGGTAGATGTTTGTTTGATCAAATGCCTGAGAAGAATCTGATCTCTTGGTCCACCATGATAGGAGGATATGCTCGGAACGCGCAACCTTGCAATGCTTTGGAATTGTATAAACAATACAAAAACCAAGGTATTGAACCAGATGAAACATTTGTGCTAGGAATCATTTCAGCTTGCTCGCAGTTAGGAATTCTAGATGCAGCCGAATCGATTATTAATGACTTCTCCGAACCACCACTTTTTTCGAGTTTACAAATTGTCACTAGTTTAATTGACATGTATGCAAAATGCGGAAATATTGCCAAGGCTTCGCAAGTTTTTAAGATGGCTTATCATAAAGATTTGCTTTGTTGTAGTGTGATGATCACCGCCTTTGCAAATCATGGCATGGCTCAAGACGCCATTTCTTTGTTTGAGGAGATGCGAAGTACAAACATAAAACCAGACGGAGTCACATTTCTTGGAGTTTTGACAGCTTGTAACCATGGTGGACTTGTTATTGAGGGCAGGAAGTACTTCAAACAAATGCAGGAAGAACACGGAATTCAGCCCTCCGAAAAACACTATGCATGTATGGTTGATCTACTTGGTCGAGCCGGGTGCCTTGAAGAGGCATATAACCTTATAAGAAACATGCCGATTTCACCTAGCGCAGTCATTTGGGGAGCTTTGCTTGCTGCTTGCCGGGTCCATTGCAACGTCAAGTTAGCTGAAATTGCTACGGGTGAGTTGTTTAAGATTGAGCCGGATAATTCGGGCAACTATATTCTCTTATCCAACATTTATGCTGATTCCAAAAGGTGGGATGGCGTTTCTAGGATTAGAGAAATTATTAGGAAGAAAGAAGTTAGGAAAAATAGAGCTTCTAGTTGGATTGAATTGGGGTCTGTTGTTCATGAATTTGTCACTGCAGATGCTTTGCATTTTGATTCTGAAAGAATATACTTCACCTTATACTTGATCAGTGAGGAAATGAAACTTTTGGGATCTGTAAGAGATTTAGAGAAAGAAGGATTAATAGTGTAAACGAGATATTTTTGCTCATAACTTATTGGAGATCAACATGAAAAgaatttgaatttagttaaatcaTTGTCGCTTAAGCTCAACTTGAATTTGGTTGAAACTAAGGTATCCACTGTTGGTAGCAATAATTTATCTCATTGTTACAGGTGCAGGTGCTTTCTATTACGATAAATGATTGGTTATGAAATGGGTATCACACCCATGAGTAAGGGTCGAACtcttgatttgaatttgagtatCAAAATCAAGATAGTCGATATTGTACTGATGAACGtatcatttcaccatttttcCGTTGTCATTGGTCCGTTTTggatttatctttatttttgtaaaacatttgatatatgaatataaaaagtattacggatatcaaaataatgaaattaaataaatctcaaatataaaatattcataaaaattaaaataaatgtcgGTGATATGGGTTCAAATTTCatcctaaaattttaagatgcataaaataaaatagaatactcatcaactatataaaatattcttttataagcTTCATACATACAATCCATATTTAAACaagcaaaaaaattattctatgAATTAAACATTAAGATTATTTCATTCTATGCATATAGcaattcataattcaacaaattcaacaaattcaaaataaataataaaaatacataaataaatttaaatttaaaatatatttataattttttggtacatataattaaaatttaagttaaaaatattaaaattttttaatactggCCGATACATAATTTTTTACGATTATGAACGAAATCTACAATATGCTCTAATATAATCGATACTAACAGAAATTTACAccgaaataaaatttaaaatttattatttcaatttactaaataaACGTTCCTACTCATTTGAGCAATACTAAAACGATATTCATCATCTAAATGCTTTATTCACGTAGCTCATATGTCTATTGAGTTTTTCTTctgaatatatatgttttaattagtattgAAATTCTCAATTCAAATTTACACTTCAGCTTGACATAAATAATGAGTTTGGAGTTGAGCATGAATattgaacttttaaataaataagccTAAACAAATAAACTCGaacaatttaactttaaaaagtaaCTTGATCAAATCTCGAGCTTCAACATTTAAATAAGCTTAAGATATTTATAGCCTTGAGGTATAGAGGTAAAGATATGCATTAAATGGGTATATAAAGAGATATTTtggaaagataaaataatagaataatttaaaaatataacacaaTAATTCTAAAGAGTGGAGGAGGGAGAACGAAGTAagcattaattatttttacataaccAAAAACTTGTTTAGCCACACATCCTATTTGtgatttcttcattttcttttacaaagttGCACTTGAAGCAACACACTATTGtatctaattttgaatttatggCTACTTCATAGCAAAAACATAGCAACATTAAAATGCTTTACTTAAATTCGAGGATAAGTTTATaagttttttcaatttgatctatgctttttaagttaaatttaactttttataaatttttacttaaacgTTACACATTGTCTTCGTCCACAATTACCAATACCAATAACTTTTACTCTGAACTCCTTAATTTTCACATATTCCATCATCGTGCTATCGAGCCAAGATTTGGTTGTAAAGCTACCAATACAGCCTTCCACATATTGGGTATTCAAAATCTCATCCTCATCTATACATTTCCCATCATGCTTGCCCTCAAGCACAACCTCAAACACGACAAACTCGTTCTAGGCAACGACCTTAAGACATCAATTCTTCTCCTTTTCGACCTCAGGCTGTAATTTTAACCCAACCTAAACATGGTGGTTGTTAACGTTGAAAAAAGAGAAGCTGAATCTATGCAAGTCTTCTTcatgatttttttccctttaaaatttttatttataaaattattattttgataaatagaTTTCATGttaacaaataagaaaaataaatattcatctagatattttataattttgtatgtattcTTTTTGAAATCTAATGTATTTTATCGAAAAATGAAGCTTTAAATATGCttcatacttttaaaattttaattttaagaatcaagattaagttgatggtcaaatttgttgaatttttagatttaagactaaattaataaaatctataaacattaaaatattaaagttattattataccaataaaagAATACTACCGTAAGTGATTTGGCGTCAAGAGTAAAcgttagtgactaaaataaaaaatttactaaaacaaaaCACCTTAATAGTTGGTTGACTATTTTATGGTTTACCCTACAatgtatcaatttttttaatgtgatatAAATACTTTgattacaattaaaatttctgttaatatattttacttaaaaaactcaacaataaataaaaatacattaattaaaaactaaagtagtaaatttatttctcttttaataatagaaggtaggaattgaaaacatttgtatATTCGTATTGTAGTTGAATTATTGTTATATAAAAGTGAAAACATTCCATCATATTTGAGTAACATTTTGGTGTAATACGGCCCAATCATGCTTAGAAGTTAAAATCGAATGAAGGTGGAGTAACATGCCCTAAGGCATTTCATTATATGATTATGGTACAtaacaaataattcatttcaatagcGTGTCGTGGGTAATTTCAAATCTAGAATTTCCTCCCCAGAAAAAAACCTCACCGTCGGGCCATTCTCCTCCCTGCTCCCACTAACAATGCCTTTCCAATTATACCTGAATGGAGTCCAAAAGCCAGCGCTACGGTTCCACCTATGGCTATCCACTTCCAATCAAGCCCATTATCATGCTCCCTCCTCATACCCATAGTTCGATCCTTTTCATCTTCCACGGTAGCAGGACGAAGAGAACCCGCGCTCTCATCAGGAGAAATTTTTGTAGTAATCCTCGCCATCTGTGCACATCTTGACAAGGAACTGTTGGTTTTCCTCGCATTCTGGTATGCCCTCATGCCTGAGTGCAATTTCTTTACAGTTCCCCACATCCCATGACGAACGCCCAATTTTGCTACATCTTTCGGGATCCCCATGTCTTCATAATGTACAAGAGCTACTTCACAAGCAGTCATCTGTCCATCTCCTTTCCTGGACTCCACTGCATCacgaattgaataataaaaatgagaCTGTTGATAACAGTGTCCAAAGTTTTGCTGCAATAATCGAGAGGTTGACTGAAAGGACTTACCTGCCCTGATAACCCAACTCGAAAAGTAAAGCTCCACACGTCTTGGCTTGTCACGCTTTTGCAAATCAGGATATGGCACTCCCTGAAACAATTTATAGCTTGTTTTAGCACCCTCATGCAGAAACCCACACTGGATTACATATAGTAACCTATTTCTTTCCTCTACACGAACCATAATACACACACATGATATTAAAACAGGCTCAACAGACACGGGTGATTCAAGCATCTTCAGAAGCTATGCTACTCAGACTTGGGTATGAGTATCTTCAAGTATGTGTTTGGTACAAGtatgttcatatttttccaAAAGTTTTCATGTATTTAGAAGGTCATGGGAGGAATATACCCTATATCTATTAGACATGGGTGTAAAACACAgatacttaaaagaaaaaaaaatgaaacaacacAATTTGAAGTCAATTTTATGCAAAAATTAGTTACTTGATGATCAAGATCAAGTGCAGCACCTAATAAATACTTGTTGAagtcatttatttaaatatacttAATTGTCATATAGAATTATTAGCCATGCTTACCACCGCCACAGACAATCACCTTAATAAACCACTCTTCACTGTCCCTCCTCCACACCCTACCCCACCCCTAATGCTCCTTCATAAATTAATATCACCAGACCCCTTCATAGCAACTCCAAAGGAATATAGATTTACTGAAAATTAACAGATCAAACTAAACAATAGAATGTTAAGCCCTATGTTGCTCAGAGTCTGTGTGAGTGGTGGATGTGTTACAGTGTCCAAAATGGGTATGGtcagatttttgaattttttctgtATTTGAAGGAACTTTGGAGGTCATACCCCCATCCCCATGTGTTGGACACCGGTACTGCAACAAAAATGAAGAGTTAGTGCAACATAGTTATAGCATGTACCTTTGTCACACAATGGTAAGCATTTCCAGCCTCCCATATTCTTCGAGCAATTATGTACTCCCGATCACTGCAGAAAAAGGGGAACTGCCAAAAAGATGAAACAAGCCGAGATATGTGAGTCCATACAAAGTCTTAAACGCTTTAA
The window above is part of the Gossypium raimondii isolate GPD5lz chromosome 9, ASM2569854v1, whole genome shotgun sequence genome. Proteins encoded here:
- the LOC105798787 gene encoding pentatricopeptide repeat-containing protein At4g02750 — protein: MNPSLSRLLNKAQSLKSLKFVHARLLVHGSFALSHLVLNKLLRLYARFGSIQYAHKLFDQIPQPNAFIWTALIHGYVENRNYLKALSLFSKMREDSVLPLKFTLVSVLKSLARLVRVKDGEAVYGLGLKCGFCFDLIVQNAVIDLFMRCGEVDLATRVFDEMEEKDLVSWNSMISGYGNNGRVNLARKLFDEMLERNVISWTSMIQGYFKAGEKEEATLLFDRMATKDLASWNVMVSGYMDVGDVHSAQSVFEAMPVRDAGTWNLMISGFCKAGKMEVAKEFFDKMPSKNIASWTMMIDGYVKAGDVSNGRCLFDQMPEKNLISWSTMIGGYARNAQPCNALELYKQYKNQGIEPDETFVLGIISACSQLGILDAAESIINDFSEPPLFSSLQIVTSLIDMYAKCGNIAKASQVFKMAYHKDLLCCSVMITAFANHGMAQDAISLFEEMRSTNIKPDGVTFLGVLTACNHGGLVIEGRKYFKQMQEEHGIQPSEKHYACMVDLLGRAGCLEEAYNLIRNMPISPSAVIWGALLAACRVHCNVKLAEIATGELFKIEPDNSGNYILLSNIYADSKRWDGVSRIREIIRKKEVRKNRASSWIELGSVVHEFVTADALHFDSERIYFTLYLISEEMKLLGSVRDLEKEGLIV